Proteins from a single region of Pseudodesulfovibrio portus:
- a CDS encoding efflux RND transporter permease subunit, whose amino-acid sequence MSADDTPVKGILPSFVRVFLTSQMSVILIMASIVFGVAAVLVTPREEEPQIVVPMADVMVQVPGASAEEVEKLVTAPLERLLWQIDGVEYVYSISRKDMTAVTVRFFVGEDREDSLIKLHNTILKNQDLAPAIVAGWVVKPVEIDDVPIVALTLHADHGFEDAYSDHDLRRMAEELFHRLAEVEDVSRVTLHSGRSREVRVEIRPERLAGFHVSPMEVYRALKGADRSLAAGDFVRHDQVTPVVSQSFLLSADDAASLVVGVFDGKPVYLRDVADIVDGPQEPTSYSRIGFSDLYMTGMGGKPEAISRPSVTIGLSKKKGVNAVNVADTVLEKAKELERTVLPEGLSVTVTRNYGETAQAKVNELLSSLTFAIITVVVLLALTMGWREAMVVALSVPISFALALVVNLFLGYTINRVTLFALILSLGMVVDDPITNVDNIQRHIRMGLRVPMEATLAAVQEVLPPVILSSLAIIVSFTPLFFITGMMGPYMAPMAANVPLTVTFSTVASLTVVPWLAYLLLKDRFKSGPSAQEGTPNVNPRLLAVYTRAITPLLDKARNRKLLLYGILGGLLLCCGLVLLRLVPLKMLPFDNKNEFQILIDMPEGATLERTDRVVRDFETYLRTVPEVTNFITFAGTPSPMDFNGMVRHYYWREQPNLADIRVNLLHKDDRDTQSHAIGLRLRNDLAAIAAKHGAALKLVELPPGPPVIATLTTEIYGRPDLDYSTLILGAKHVGAQMAEYHGLVDLDDSADTERDMVDFVLDKEKAALHGVTAADVVETLRLALSGSVPASVHRSRERQPLPVRVVLPVGLRSGPESLGSLRMKTSAGAMVPLAELGTFHTVPAPQPIYHKNLKRVAYVFADTAGVPPGEAVIDLQSKLNDDPMPPGTSAEWAGEGEWKITLDVFRDLGLANAAALLGIFILLVAQTGSFVMPLLIMSAIPLTLLGILPGFWLLNLMAGTTVGGYNDPVFFTATSMIGMIALGGIVIRNSLVLIEFIQSEVKSGKPMKEAITLSGAVRMRPIVLTALTTALGAWPITLDPIFSGLAWALIFGLVASTLFTLVVVPSGYYALYGGKE is encoded by the coding sequence ATGAGTGCCGACGATACTCCCGTCAAGGGCATTCTGCCCTCCTTTGTCCGTGTCTTTCTGACTTCCCAGATGTCGGTCATTCTGATCATGGCCTCCATCGTTTTCGGCGTGGCTGCAGTTCTGGTCACTCCGCGAGAAGAGGAACCGCAGATCGTGGTGCCCATGGCCGACGTCATGGTCCAGGTGCCGGGGGCGTCCGCCGAGGAGGTGGAGAAGCTTGTCACCGCCCCACTTGAGCGGCTGCTGTGGCAGATCGACGGCGTGGAGTACGTCTACTCCATTTCGCGCAAGGACATGACGGCTGTCACGGTCCGCTTCTTTGTGGGCGAGGACCGCGAAGATTCTCTCATCAAGCTGCACAACACCATTCTCAAGAATCAGGATCTGGCTCCGGCCATCGTGGCCGGGTGGGTGGTCAAGCCGGTGGAGATCGACGATGTGCCCATCGTGGCCTTGACCTTGCACGCGGATCACGGCTTCGAGGACGCCTATTCCGATCACGACCTGCGCCGCATGGCCGAAGAACTGTTCCACCGGCTGGCCGAGGTTGAGGACGTGTCTCGGGTTACCCTGCATTCCGGCCGTTCTCGGGAGGTGCGGGTGGAGATCCGCCCCGAACGCCTGGCCGGGTTCCACGTCTCGCCCATGGAAGTGTACCGCGCCCTCAAGGGAGCGGACCGCTCCCTGGCCGCCGGCGACTTCGTGCGCCACGACCAGGTTACGCCGGTGGTCTCCCAATCTTTTCTTCTGTCCGCCGATGACGCTGCCTCCCTGGTGGTGGGCGTGTTCGACGGCAAACCCGTGTACCTGCGCGACGTGGCCGACATCGTCGACGGCCCCCAGGAGCCGACCAGCTATTCGCGAATCGGCTTCTCCGACCTGTACATGACCGGTATGGGCGGCAAGCCCGAAGCAATCTCACGGCCTTCGGTGACCATAGGGCTGTCAAAGAAAAAGGGCGTCAATGCCGTGAATGTGGCGGACACCGTGCTGGAAAAGGCCAAGGAACTTGAGCGCACGGTCCTGCCTGAGGGCTTGTCCGTGACCGTGACCCGCAATTATGGTGAAACCGCCCAGGCCAAGGTCAACGAGCTGCTCTCGTCCCTGACGTTCGCCATCATCACCGTGGTCGTCCTGCTCGCTCTGACCATGGGCTGGCGCGAGGCCATGGTGGTGGCCCTGTCCGTGCCCATCAGCTTTGCCCTGGCACTGGTGGTCAACCTCTTCCTCGGCTACACCATCAACAGGGTGACCCTGTTCGCCCTGATCCTGTCACTGGGCATGGTGGTGGACGATCCCATCACCAACGTGGACAACATCCAGCGTCACATCCGCATGGGGCTGCGGGTGCCTATGGAGGCCACCCTGGCTGCCGTGCAGGAAGTCCTGCCGCCGGTCATTCTGTCCAGCCTGGCCATCATCGTGTCCTTCACGCCGCTGTTCTTCATCACCGGCATGATGGGACCGTATATGGCCCCCATGGCCGCCAACGTCCCCCTGACCGTGACCTTTTCCACCGTGGCTTCGCTGACCGTCGTCCCCTGGCTGGCCTATCTGCTGCTCAAGGACCGCTTCAAGTCCGGGCCATCCGCGCAGGAGGGGACGCCGAACGTCAACCCGCGCCTGCTGGCCGTCTACACCAGGGCGATCACGCCGCTGCTGGACAAGGCGCGCAACCGCAAGCTGCTCCTTTACGGTATCCTCGGCGGGCTGCTGTTGTGTTGCGGGTTGGTGCTCCTGCGTCTGGTGCCGCTCAAGATGCTGCCGTTCGACAACAAGAACGAGTTCCAAATTCTCATCGACATGCCCGAAGGAGCGACGCTGGAGCGCACGGACAGGGTGGTGCGCGATTTCGAAACCTATCTGCGCACCGTGCCAGAAGTGACCAATTTCATAACCTTTGCCGGTACGCCGTCGCCCATGGATTTCAACGGAATGGTCCGCCACTATTACTGGCGAGAACAGCCCAACCTGGCGGACATCCGGGTCAACCTGCTGCACAAGGACGACCGGGATACCCAATCCCACGCCATCGGATTGCGGCTGCGCAATGACCTGGCGGCCATCGCCGCCAAGCATGGTGCCGCCCTCAAGCTGGTGGAACTGCCGCCCGGCCCGCCGGTCATAGCCACGCTGACGACGGAGATTTACGGCCGTCCGGATCTGGACTACTCCACCCTGATTCTCGGCGCAAAACATGTCGGCGCACAGATGGCTGAATACCACGGTCTGGTGGACTTGGACGACTCGGCCGACACCGAACGCGACATGGTCGACTTCGTGCTGGACAAGGAAAAGGCCGCCCTGCACGGCGTCACCGCCGCTGACGTGGTGGAGACCCTGCGCCTGGCGTTGTCCGGCAGTGTGCCCGCGTCCGTGCACAGGTCACGGGAACGCCAACCCCTGCCGGTGCGCGTGGTGCTGCCGGTCGGCCTCAGGAGCGGCCCCGAGTCTCTGGGGTCCCTACGCATGAAGACCTCGGCCGGTGCCATGGTGCCCCTGGCCGAGTTGGGCACGTTTCACACGGTCCCGGCCCCGCAGCCCATCTACCACAAGAATCTCAAGCGCGTGGCCTACGTGTTCGCCGACACTGCGGGCGTTCCGCCGGGAGAGGCGGTCATCGACCTGCAATCCAAGCTCAACGACGACCCCATGCCGCCCGGAACCAGCGCCGAGTGGGCGGGCGAGGGCGAATGGAAGATCACCCTGGACGTGTTCCGCGACCTGGGTCTGGCCAATGCCGCAGCCCTGCTCGGCATCTTCATCCTGCTGGTGGCCCAGACCGGCTCGTTCGTCATGCCCCTTTTGATCATGTCCGCCATCCCGCTGACCCTGCTCGGCATCCTGCCCGGGTTCTGGCTGCTCAATCTCATGGCCGGGACTACCGTGGGCGGCTACAACGACCCGGTGTTCTTCACCGCCACGTCCATGATCGGCATGATCGCGCTGGGCGGCATCGTCATCCGCAACTCCCTGGTGCTCATCGAGTTCATCCAGTCCGAGGTCAAAAGCGGCAAGCCCATGAAAGAGGCCATTACCCTGTCCGGCGCCGTGCGCATGCGGCCCATCGTGCTCACCGCCCTGACCACCGCCCTGGGGGCCTGGCCCATCACCCTGGACCCGATCTTCTCCGGTTTGGCCTGGGCGCTCATCTTCGGGCTGGTGGCCTCCACCCTGTTCACCCTGGTGGTCGTGCCGAGCGGCTATTATGCTTTGTACGGGGGGAAGGAGTAG
- a CDS encoding efflux RND transporter periplasmic adaptor subunit, translating to MMTKFLSPFLVVLAVFILTACGSDTPSRDASVPSFKPSATAMAERVPLPRLHEAVGTVKAKTDTRVEAQVTGRVLKVLVRPGDKVNAGETLLVLDSQASQAQLERSIQAKSSAASMTRQARDVLAAAKAAFAKAESTYKRMNTLFEQKVVTAEEMEKSESAFLQAKAGLGQAEQGVAAAEARVREAGKVVEEAEIGLGYTTITAQESGEVARRLVEPGDLAFPGKELLSLQTGGSLQLEAMVRESLIGRISLHDKLSVKVTALGGEVLAGEVAEIEPLADPVTRSFLVKVRLPEVPGLYPGMFGRLLVPLGQEEAVLVPERAITRVGQLETVMVRDGDNWLPVYVRTGKNLDGRVEVLSGLSGGETLGIGFSGDGGQ from the coding sequence ATGATGACAAAATTCCTTTCACCGTTTCTTGTCGTGCTGGCCGTGTTCATCCTGACGGCCTGCGGGTCCGACACGCCGTCCCGGGACGCGTCCGTTCCTTCCTTCAAGCCGTCGGCAACGGCCATGGCCGAGCGGGTCCCCCTTCCCCGGCTGCACGAGGCCGTGGGCACGGTCAAGGCCAAGACCGACACCCGCGTCGAGGCCCAGGTCACGGGCCGGGTGCTCAAGGTGCTGGTCAGGCCCGGTGACAAGGTCAACGCGGGCGAAACGTTGCTGGTTTTGGACAGCCAGGCCTCCCAGGCCCAGTTGGAGCGCTCCATACAGGCCAAGTCTTCCGCCGCTTCCATGACCAGGCAGGCCCGCGACGTGCTGGCCGCTGCCAAGGCCGCCTTTGCCAAGGCCGAGTCCACGTACAAGCGCATGAACACCCTGTTCGAGCAGAAGGTGGTCACGGCCGAGGAGATGGAAAAGTCGGAGTCCGCCTTTCTGCAGGCCAAGGCCGGGTTGGGCCAGGCCGAACAGGGCGTGGCCGCTGCCGAGGCCCGCGTCCGCGAGGCGGGCAAGGTGGTCGAGGAGGCCGAGATAGGGCTGGGCTACACCACCATCACGGCCCAGGAGTCCGGAGAAGTGGCCAGGCGTCTCGTGGAGCCCGGAGACCTCGCCTTTCCCGGCAAGGAATTGCTTTCCCTGCAGACCGGGGGCTCCCTGCAACTGGAGGCCATGGTCCGCGAGTCGCTCATCGGCAGAATTTCCCTGCATGACAAGCTTTCGGTCAAGGTGACCGCCCTCGGAGGCGAGGTCCTGGCAGGCGAAGTGGCCGAGATCGAGCCCCTGGCCGACCCGGTGACCCGCTCCTTCCTGGTCAAGGTCCGGCTGCCCGAGGTGCCCGGCCTGTATCCCGGCATGTTCGGCCGCCTTCTGGTGCCCCTGGGACAGGAGGAGGCCGTGCTCGTGCCCGAGCGGGCCATCACCCGCGTGGGCCAGCTGGAAACGGTCATGGTCAGGGACGGCGACAACTGGCTGCCCGTGTACGTGCGGACCGGAAAAAATCTTGACGGCAGGGTCGAGGTCCTGTCCGGGCTGTCCGGTGGCGAGACCCTGGGCATCGGCTTCAGCGGCGACGGAGGCCAGTGA
- a CDS encoding AEC family transporter, which translates to MDHATATLNQVLPILLLIVLGHQMRSRGWFRESHMEGLKWLVINVALPSVLFLSFLSLELKVSYLAVMVMMFVLCIALYGAGVIIQRVFSIDHPYFPLLITGFEFGMLGVSLFGATYGLEQIGYIAVIGLGHEFFIWFPFLSLLLIRRDGIRDVTTLATAFLKAPPIIAIICGIALNLLGLNQGLHAWPVTGGMLATLKFAGNMIIPLILVIVGFGFKLDAHGIKDVLVAVGVRMAILIPTALILGRVVLHGMLGLERGFEAGLFVMLILPPPFIIPLFMKAEDREERRYVNNVLTVNTAFSLLAFGIYLAFNPGL; encoded by the coding sequence ATGGACCACGCAACAGCCACGCTCAACCAGGTTCTGCCCATCCTGCTGCTCATCGTGCTCGGCCACCAGATGCGTTCGCGCGGCTGGTTCCGCGAGTCGCACATGGAAGGGCTCAAGTGGCTGGTCATCAACGTGGCCCTGCCCTCGGTCCTGTTCCTCTCGTTCCTCAGCCTGGAGCTCAAGGTCTCCTACCTGGCGGTCATGGTCATGATGTTCGTGCTCTGCATCGCCCTTTACGGCGCGGGCGTGATCATCCAGCGGGTGTTCTCCATCGACCACCCGTATTTCCCGCTGCTCATCACCGGGTTCGAGTTCGGCATGCTCGGCGTGTCCCTGTTCGGGGCCACCTACGGGCTGGAGCAGATCGGCTACATCGCGGTCATCGGCCTGGGGCACGAGTTCTTCATCTGGTTCCCGTTCCTGTCCCTGCTGCTCATCCGGCGCGACGGCATCCGCGACGTGACCACCCTGGCCACGGCCTTTCTCAAGGCCCCGCCCATCATCGCCATCATCTGCGGCATCGCCCTGAACCTGCTCGGCCTGAACCAGGGGCTGCACGCCTGGCCCGTTACCGGCGGGATGCTGGCCACCCTCAAGTTCGCGGGCAACATGATCATCCCGCTGATCCTGGTCATCGTGGGCTTCGGCTTCAAGCTGGACGCCCACGGCATCAAGGACGTGCTCGTGGCGGTGGGCGTGCGCATGGCCATCCTCATCCCCACGGCCCTGATCCTGGGCAGAGTGGTCCTGCACGGCATGCTCGGCCTGGAACGCGGCTTCGAGGCCGGCCTGTTCGTCATGCTCATCCTGCCCCCGCCCTTCATCATCCCCCTGTTCATGAAGGCCGAAGACCGCGAGGAGCGGCGCTACGTGAACAACGTGCTGACCGTGAACACCGCCTTTTCCCTGCTCGCCTTCGGGATATACCTGGCCTTCAACCCGGGCTTGTAG
- a CDS encoding P-loop NTPase family protein — protein MSLHEERETLRLIERRCHRLSALAEGLHSEHSRVRAKLADAEEFLVLAPKARDRLEELSTALFGKILDEVEANLTHAIREILGQDRVVVTEREVKSNRLQIHFQIRNQGREEEIEDIMSGQGGSVCNILSVGLRLIALSQLPEERHRPFLVLDEQDCWLRPALIPKFMQLINEIARRLKLQLLIISHHPLDLFAGSADRIYELVPDREKGAVVRSVK, from the coding sequence GTGTCCCTGCACGAAGAGCGGGAAACCCTGCGCCTCATCGAGAGACGTTGCCACAGGCTCTCGGCCCTGGCCGAAGGGCTGCATTCCGAGCACAGTCGCGTGCGCGCCAAGCTTGCGGATGCGGAGGAGTTCCTGGTACTCGCGCCCAAGGCCCGGGACAGGCTCGAGGAGCTGTCCACCGCCCTGTTCGGCAAGATCCTGGACGAGGTGGAGGCCAACCTGACCCACGCCATTCGCGAGATATTGGGCCAGGACCGGGTGGTGGTCACCGAACGCGAGGTCAAGTCCAACCGGCTTCAGATCCATTTCCAGATCCGCAACCAGGGCAGGGAGGAGGAGATCGAGGACATCATGTCCGGCCAGGGCGGATCGGTCTGCAACATCCTGTCCGTGGGGCTGCGGCTCATCGCCCTTTCCCAACTGCCCGAGGAACGCCACCGGCCCTTCCTGGTGCTGGACGAGCAGGATTGCTGGCTCCGGCCCGCGCTCATCCCGAAATTCATGCAGCTCATCAACGAGATCGCCCGCCGCCTGAAACTTCAGTTGCTGATCATCAGCCACCACCCCCTGGACCTGTTCGCGGGCAGCGCGGACCGCATCTACGAGTTGGTCCCGGACCGCGAGAAAGGGGCCGTGGTCAGGAGCGTCAAGTAG
- a CDS encoding metallophosphoesterase family protein, with protein MTLDHVRGNGLFMVADPHLADTPPGQRLDGYIDQIMSKLTACLDRADALGMVPVILGDLFHWPRDNSNKMLVDLIRLFGSRTGDAKVRVLVGNHDKYQSRFTDDVSLAVLETANAVILMKEDGPQFILDTPDGEVLVCASPDGVPLPKGYERAEGDPDTVVWLTHHNIQFPEFEERAYSIRELPGIDWLINGHIHRPQPTVVKGQTTWANPGNITRLTFTRRSMVREPAAAIWTPGCEELETWVVPYLPFTEVFPDQDLPPEEQEVDGESNFIKGLERLAWQRTREGTGLRQFLEENLSKKTPEGKLIWGLYEEVTRSE; from the coding sequence ATGACTCTTGATCACGTGCGCGGAAACGGACTCTTCATGGTCGCAGACCCGCATCTGGCGGACACTCCGCCGGGACAGCGGCTGGACGGATATATTGATCAGATCATGAGCAAACTGACTGCCTGCCTGGACCGCGCCGATGCGTTGGGCATGGTCCCGGTCATCCTCGGCGACCTGTTCCACTGGCCCCGCGACAACTCCAACAAGATGCTTGTGGATCTGATCCGGCTGTTCGGCTCCCGCACCGGCGACGCAAAGGTCCGGGTGCTGGTCGGCAACCACGACAAGTACCAGTCCCGGTTTACGGACGACGTGTCCCTTGCGGTGCTGGAGACCGCAAACGCGGTCATTCTCATGAAGGAGGACGGCCCGCAGTTCATCCTGGACACCCCGGACGGAGAGGTCCTGGTCTGCGCCAGCCCGGACGGCGTGCCCCTGCCCAAAGGGTACGAGCGCGCGGAGGGCGATCCGGACACCGTGGTCTGGCTGACCCACCACAACATACAATTTCCTGAGTTCGAGGAACGCGCCTATTCCATCCGCGAACTGCCCGGCATCGACTGGCTCATCAACGGCCACATCCACCGGCCCCAGCCCACCGTGGTCAAGGGGCAGACGACCTGGGCCAATCCCGGCAACATCACCCGGCTGACCTTCACCCGACGGTCCATGGTCCGCGAACCCGCTGCCGCCATCTGGACACCGGGCTGCGAGGAGCTGGAAACGTGGGTGGTGCCGTACCTGCCGTTTACCGAGGTCTTCCCGGATCAGGACCTGCCGCCCGAGGAGCAGGAAGTGGACGGGGAATCCAATTTCATCAAGGGACTGGAGCGGCTGGCCTGGCAGCGCACCCGCGAGGGCACCGGGCTGAGGCAGTTCCTGGAAGAGAATCTGAGCAAAAAGACCCCGGAGGGCAAGTTGATCTGGGGACTGTACGAGGAGGTCACACGCAGTGAATAA
- a CDS encoding AAA family ATPase produces MIKKVTIDNFMAHVHTELELGPGVTILTGPNNTGKSAVVEALRCVATNPTPSHFLRHGAKEARVAVEMDDTTKVVWVRTKRWAMYELWLPGADEPEEYHKLQRKVPEDIQKVLRMNQVDLETSSRPVDIHIGNQREPVFLLNRPDSDAAAFFAASTESAHLLAMQDLLKLQVRDRKRESEALSADLGRIERELDCLESLPSLELKIEAAREMETETIRYEREIPALEGVLAQGRNLAGTLKARGMAATVLEKASAPPQPSETRELAETLTLLDRAARQLGTAQGASGALQPLESPPRTEDAPSLARLADTLFSTDRTLRRVEAQAGALADLFAPPEPEKTAGLSGLLDEYIALQYRGARLGRWHGVLRGVIEPPVLESGEGLRSLLARMADLTGRIRTQETSLSGLETDLRNIVEQLTARIDELGRCPTCGRDMTAAEFLDHGGCHDS; encoded by the coding sequence ATGATTAAGAAAGTCACAATCGATAACTTTATGGCTCACGTCCACACCGAGTTGGAGCTCGGGCCGGGCGTGACCATCCTCACCGGGCCGAACAACACCGGAAAATCCGCCGTGGTCGAGGCCCTGCGCTGCGTGGCCACCAATCCCACGCCGAGTCATTTCCTGCGCCACGGAGCCAAAGAGGCCCGGGTCGCCGTTGAGATGGACGACACCACCAAAGTGGTCTGGGTGCGCACCAAGCGGTGGGCCATGTACGAGCTGTGGCTGCCCGGCGCCGATGAGCCGGAAGAATACCACAAGCTGCAACGCAAGGTCCCGGAAGACATACAGAAAGTCCTGCGCATGAACCAGGTTGACCTGGAGACATCCAGCCGCCCGGTGGACATCCACATCGGCAACCAGCGGGAACCGGTCTTCCTGCTCAACCGGCCCGATTCCGACGCGGCCGCATTTTTCGCAGCCTCCACCGAGTCCGCCCATCTGCTGGCCATGCAGGACCTGCTCAAGCTGCAGGTCCGGGACCGCAAGCGGGAGAGCGAGGCGCTGAGCGCCGATCTCGGGCGGATCGAAAGGGAACTGGATTGCCTGGAGTCTTTGCCGTCGCTGGAGTTGAAGATCGAAGCGGCCCGCGAAATGGAGACCGAGACGATCCGTTACGAGCGGGAAATCCCTGCCCTGGAAGGGGTGCTGGCGCAGGGCAGGAACCTGGCAGGAACCTTGAAGGCCAGAGGGATGGCGGCCACTGTGCTCGAAAAGGCGTCGGCCCCGCCGCAACCGTCCGAGACCCGGGAATTGGCCGAAACCCTGACCCTGCTGGACCGTGCGGCCCGGCAACTTGGCACGGCGCAGGGCGCGTCCGGCGCGCTCCAGCCTCTTGAATCACCGCCAAGGACCGAAGACGCGCCCTCCCTGGCCCGGTTGGCGGATACGCTGTTTTCGACGGACCGCACCCTGCGCAGGGTGGAGGCCCAGGCCGGGGCCTTGGCCGATCTGTTCGCCCCGCCCGAGCCGGAGAAGACCGCCGGGCTTTCCGGGTTGCTGGACGAATACATCGCCCTGCAATACCGGGGTGCCCGCCTCGGTCGCTGGCACGGTGTCCTGCGAGGTGTGATTGAGCCGCCGGTCCTCGAATCAGGGGAAGGGCTGCGTTCGCTGTTGGCCCGGATGGCCGACCTGACGGGCCGGATTCGGACGCAGGAAACATCCCTTTCGGGTTTGGAGACGGATTTGCGGAACATTGTGGAACAGCTCACCGCGAGGATCGACGAGCTTGGCCGCTGCCCCACCTGCGGGCGGGACATGACCGCCGCCGAATTCCTTGATCACGGGGGGTGCCATGACTCTTGA
- a CDS encoding C-GCAxxG-C-C family (seleno)protein, producing the protein MTESELRARLDGMFRREEHLCAELVVRELAEAGGKDPQDAVRMATGFCSGLARTCGQCGAVSGAVMGMGLLAGHTAETGDYDPVYAIVQEFKENFEKEFGSTNCFGLIECDFNTAEGQQRYKEEDKREKCLDAVVFSVETALSILREHGYLAEEAVFTNSRLAPCGLVCGNCVAFEGGPVQRLSSGLKAQLGDNFAEYAKRFEGMNPVFSKYADFAELLDFLASGSCTGCREQGCLFQSCRVTECVREQGVDYCFQCGEFPCDRHGFPERLETIWRRNNNRMQETGSTEWFRLCKDKPRYP; encoded by the coding sequence ATGACCGAGAGTGAGTTGCGCGCCCGGTTGGACGGGATGTTTCGCCGTGAAGAGCACTTATGCGCCGAGTTGGTGGTCAGGGAGTTGGCAGAGGCGGGCGGAAAGGACCCGCAGGACGCCGTGCGCATGGCCACCGGGTTTTGTTCGGGCCTGGCCCGGACCTGCGGCCAATGCGGGGCCGTGAGCGGCGCGGTCATGGGCATGGGGCTGCTGGCCGGGCACACCGCCGAGACCGGCGACTATGACCCGGTTTATGCAATCGTCCAGGAATTCAAGGAAAATTTTGAAAAAGAATTCGGCTCCACAAACTGTTTCGGCCTGATCGAGTGCGACTTCAACACTGCCGAGGGGCAACAGCGGTACAAGGAAGAGGACAAGCGGGAGAAATGCCTCGATGCCGTGGTCTTCTCGGTGGAAACCGCGCTTTCAATCCTCCGCGAACACGGCTACCTTGCCGAGGAAGCCGTGTTCACCAACAGCCGCCTGGCCCCGTGCGGGCTGGTCTGCGGCAACTGTGTCGCCTTTGAGGGCGGCCCGGTGCAGCGGCTGAGCAGCGGACTCAAGGCGCAGCTCGGTGATAATTTTGCGGAGTATGCCAAGAGGTTCGAGGGGATGAACCCGGTGTTCTCCAAATATGCCGACTTTGCCGAACTGCTTGATTTCCTGGCCTCCGGCTCCTGCACGGGATGCCGGGAGCAGGGGTGCCTGTTCCAGTCCTGCCGGGTGACGGAATGCGTCCGCGAGCAGGGGGTGGACTATTGTTTCCAGTGCGGCGAGTTCCCCTGTGACCGCCACGGATTCCCGGAGCGGCTGGAAACGATCTGGCGGCGGAACAACAACAGGATGCAGGAAACCGGCTCCACGGAATGGTTCCGATTATGTAAAGATAAGCCGAGATATCCTTAG
- a CDS encoding tRNA1(Val) (adenine(37)-N6)-methyltransferase: protein MAAVDAEAVLERRDFFPRGMVQPDNGYRFSLDSLLLSCFAHAGRRQKGVDLGCGCGVVGIGMVLRQPDLHIAGIDVSPESIRAAEVNKINLHLIDKLTFEVADVTAWRPAKVLDFVVSNPPYRGLGVGRASRGEDRKTARFEARGTFGQFARCAAVALKTKGKFTFVHLPERLPELMGDLAESGLVPKRMRLVHGRADETAKMVLMETVKAGGPGLKVEPPLILHQGKGADTRLTKQALEFCPFLACNTGENNDRE from the coding sequence ATGGCGGCCGTCGATGCCGAGGCCGTGCTCGAGCGGCGCGATTTTTTCCCGCGCGGCATGGTCCAGCCGGACAACGGATACCGCTTCTCCCTGGACTCCCTGCTCCTGAGTTGCTTTGCTCACGCAGGACGCCGCCAGAAGGGCGTTGACCTGGGATGCGGTTGTGGTGTGGTGGGTATCGGAATGGTCCTTCGTCAGCCGGATTTGCATATTGCCGGAATCGACGTAAGCCCTGAATCCATAAGGGCTGCCGAGGTAAACAAGATCAATTTGCATCTTATCGATAAGTTGACGTTTGAGGTCGCGGACGTAACGGCCTGGCGACCGGCAAAGGTGCTGGATTTCGTTGTCTCCAACCCGCCGTACCGGGGGCTTGGGGTCGGCAGGGCGAGCCGAGGCGAGGACCGGAAGACCGCCCGTTTCGAGGCCAGGGGGACCTTCGGCCAATTCGCCCGGTGTGCGGCGGTGGCCCTCAAGACAAAGGGCAAATTTACCTTCGTGCATCTGCCCGAGCGGTTGCCCGAGCTGATGGGGGACCTGGCCGAGAGCGGGCTGGTGCCCAAGCGCATGCGGCTGGTCCACGGCCGGGCGGACGAGACCGCGAAGATGGTGCTCATGGAGACGGTCAAGGCGGGCGGGCCCGGGCTCAAGGTGGAGCCGCCGCTCATCCTGCATCAGGGCAAGGGTGCGGACACGAGGTTGACGAAACAGGCGCTGGAATTCTGCCCGTTCCTGGCCTGCAACACCGGAGAAAACAATGACCGAGAGTGA